From Patescibacteria group bacterium, a single genomic window includes:
- a CDS encoding KH domain-containing protein, with protein MTEENLKIIKTEAQKLLEYLMVEATIEVSEKEDVYEVQIETEDTGILIGYHGETLTSLQLILSLILYKRLGSWLRLIVNVGDWRQKREEVLKQMALSAAERVIATDEAMVLPNLSSFERRIVHLILADHPKVTSSSEGEGVERKLIIKPKE; from the coding sequence ATGACGGAAGAAAACTTAAAAATTATTAAAACCGAAGCCCAGAAGCTCCTCGAATACCTGATGGTTGAAGCGACAATTGAAGTTTCAGAAAAAGAAGATGTTTATGAGGTGCAAATTGAAACGGAAGACACGGGAATCTTAATCGGTTATCACGGCGAAACCCTAACAAGCCTGCAGTTAATTTTATCCTTAATTCTTTACAAAAGACTGGGCAGTTGGTTGCGGTTGATCGTTAACGTTGGCGACTGGCGGCAAAAAAGAGAAGAGGTTTTAAAACAGATGGCCCTAAGTGCGGCCGAAAGAGTGATAGCGACGGACGAAGCGATGGTTTTACCCAATCTTTCTTCTTTTGAACGCAGAATTGTTCATCTTATTTTGGCCGATCATCCCAAAGTGACCAGTTCTTCT